A portion of the Alphaproteobacteria bacterium genome contains these proteins:
- the lspA gene encoding signal peptidase II, with protein sequence MARFNDYRKTGLAIAAIILICDLITKQFFQNLLFDPPRSIEILPFFNLTAVWNKGVSFGLMAGTQIWHLLAIAAAITVIIIHWLWRAEDRFTAGGCGLILGGAIGNIHDRIQFGAVRDFFDFYIGSYHWPAFNIADSAVFIGVIFLLFSTVKRPDKIAS encoded by the coding sequence ATGGCGCGATTCAACGACTATCGAAAAACTGGATTGGCGATTGCGGCCATCATTTTGATTTGCGACCTGATTACCAAGCAGTTTTTTCAGAATTTATTGTTCGATCCGCCGCGCAGCATCGAAATCCTGCCGTTTTTCAATTTGACCGCTGTTTGGAACAAAGGTGTTTCCTTTGGTTTAATGGCTGGCACCCAAATTTGGCATTTGCTGGCGATTGCCGCCGCCATTACGGTGATTATCATCCACTGGTTATGGCGCGCCGAGGATCGTTTTACCGCCGGCGGATGCGGTCTGATTCTGGGCGGGGCAATTGGCAATATTCACGATCGCATCCAATTCGGAGCGGTGCGGGATTTTTTCGATTTTTATATAGGATCCTATCACTGGCCGGCCTTTAATATCGCGGATTCCGCTGTATTTATTGGCGTCATATTTTTGCTGTTTTCTACTGTTAAACGTCCTGATAAGATCGCGTCGTAA
- a CDS encoding insulinase family protein gives MRQIFALFLVIAAISIPLSSNAQNLVLQQATLENGLQLVVVPNHRMPILTHMVFYKVGAMDEINGKSGLAHFLEHLMFKGTPNVPAGEFSKRIADIGGNENAMTTSDYTAYFQTIAKEHLPLVMELEADRMQNLSMSEKDFNSEKSVILEERRSRVGNDPGAILSEEMMAAHYRNHPYGRPLIGWEHEIEDLTHQDVMDFHARYYAPNNAIVVVAGDADIADVKPLAEKFYGSIPSKTIDRAVEPQEPAGHASRSLVYRSNKVRQPQYIKYISVPGFYTSPDHRNIVFGLEVLDQILSGPSGILYKDLVVGKKLAVGVNAYYDPDKRGPTNFVLGATPAEKTSQSDLVSAIDADIRNFIKTGVQDADLVRAKKSLLAEAIYARDNNYRMAYVVGEALALGGTLQDIEDWEKNIDAVSKDDVMIAARLLVYEEGATSGWLLPPGE, from the coding sequence ATGCGCCAAATATTCGCCCTTTTTCTTGTTATAGCGGCGATTTCAATACCGCTTTCAAGCAACGCGCAAAATCTGGTTTTACAGCAAGCGACTTTGGAAAATGGCCTGCAACTGGTTGTGGTGCCTAATCACCGCATGCCGATTTTGACCCACATGGTGTTTTACAAAGTCGGCGCCATGGATGAAATAAACGGCAAATCCGGTCTTGCCCATTTTCTGGAACATTTGATGTTCAAAGGCACGCCAAACGTGCCGGCGGGGGAATTTTCAAAACGCATTGCCGATATTGGCGGCAACGAAAATGCAATGACTACGTCCGATTACACCGCCTATTTCCAGACCATTGCCAAGGAACATTTGCCGCTGGTCATGGAACTCGAAGCCGACCGGATGCAAAATCTGTCCATGAGCGAGAAAGATTTCAATTCGGAGAAATCGGTTATTCTGGAAGAACGCCGGTCACGCGTGGGCAACGACCCAGGCGCGATTTTATCCGAAGAAATGATGGCGGCGCATTACCGCAATCATCCGTATGGGCGCCCATTGATCGGCTGGGAACATGAGATCGAGGATTTGACCCATCAAGACGTCATGGATTTTCATGCCCGTTATTACGCCCCCAACAATGCCATCGTGGTGGTTGCGGGCGACGCCGATATCGCCGACGTAAAACCTTTAGCCGAAAAATTTTATGGGTCCATCCCATCCAAAACGATCGATCGCGCCGTTGAACCCCAGGAACCGGCCGGGCATGCCAGCCGCAGCCTGGTTTACCGCAGCAACAAAGTCCGCCAGCCGCAATATATAAAATATATTTCCGTGCCCGGATTTTATACCAGTCCCGACCACCGCAACATTGTTTTTGGCCTGGAAGTTCTGGATCAAATACTCAGCGGCCCCAGCGGCATTTTATACAAAGATCTGGTGGTCGGTAAAAAACTGGCGGTTGGCGTTAACGCTTATTACGATCCCGACAAACGCGGCCCGACCAATTTTGTATTGGGCGCAACGCCGGCGGAAAAAACTTCGCAAAGCGATTTGGTGAGCGCCATCGACGCGGATATCCGGAATTTCATCAAAACCGGCGTGCAAGACGCCGATTTAGTCCGCGCCAAAAAATCGTTGCTGGCCGAGGCGATATATGCGCGCGACAATAATTACCGCATGGCTTATGTGGTTGGCGAAGCCCTGGCGCTGGGCGGAACGTTACAAGATATCGAAGATTGGGAAAAAAATATCGATGCCGTCAGCAAAGACGATGTGATGATCGCCGCAAGATTGCTGGTTTATGAAGAAGGCGCGACATCTGGCTGGCTGTTGCCGCCAGGGGAGTAA
- a CDS encoding insulinase family protein, which translates to MKRFFFLFLLLISISSAAHAVEIKSVTSPGGITAWLIEDHTLPIISMGFSFDGGSKLDPMGKEGAGDFTSALLDEGAGPYNSTEFHDRVKELAASISFGVDNDYFSGSLRTLTQNKDEVFDLTSVALEKPRFDAPSVARIRSQFMAILKQKESDPDTQASELWWKTYFAGHPYGRIYDAKSINEVQKKDLTNYLRQTLNRRTLKIGVAGDITPEELGAALDRMFKFLPDFDPAIKPVPFAAPQSGNIVFKTMDQPQTVAVFGQKGLKRDNPDFYPLYVLNHILGGGSFSSRLTKTVREDKGLAYSVYSSIDTMRDAGIILGGVATKRQDFEQSLQLIRQVWAELPDNLTAEDLETAKKYLIGSFPLRFSSTPQIAGILLALQQDNLGIDFFTKRNDLVEAVTLDDVRRVAKQILSPDYLLFAVIGDYHPGKRE; encoded by the coding sequence ATGAAACGTTTTTTCTTTTTATTCCTTTTGCTGATTTCCATTTCATCCGCCGCGCACGCGGTTGAAATTAAATCCGTCACCAGTCCTGGCGGCATTACCGCTTGGCTGATCGAAGACCATACATTGCCGATTATATCGATGGGATTTTCATTCGATGGCGGAAGCAAACTGGACCCCATGGGCAAGGAAGGCGCTGGCGACTTTACATCGGCGCTGCTGGATGAAGGCGCAGGGCCTTATAATTCCACCGAATTTCACGACCGGGTGAAAGAGCTGGCCGCCAGCATTTCCTTTGGCGTCGACAATGACTATTTTTCCGGATCCTTGCGTACATTGACGCAAAACAAAGACGAAGTTTTCGATTTAACCAGCGTTGCGCTGGAAAAACCGCGTTTTGATGCGCCTTCCGTAGCCCGTATCCGCAGCCAGTTTATGGCGATTTTAAAACAGAAGGAATCGGATCCCGACACTCAGGCCAGCGAATTGTGGTGGAAGACTTATTTTGCCGGACACCCTTATGGCCGGATTTATGATGCAAAATCCATCAATGAGGTACAGAAAAAAGATCTGACCAATTATTTGCGCCAAACATTAAACCGCCGCACATTGAAAATCGGCGTGGCCGGGGACATAACGCCCGAAGAATTGGGCGCGGCCCTGGACCGCATGTTCAAATTCTTGCCCGATTTCGATCCGGCGATTAAACCCGTTCCATTCGCCGCGCCGCAATCCGGCAACATTGTATTTAAAACCATGGATCAACCGCAAACTGTCGCGGTATTCGGCCAAAAAGGTTTGAAACGGGACAATCCGGATTTTTATCCGCTATATGTATTGAATCATATTCTGGGCGGCGGCAGTTTTTCATCGCGCCTTACCAAAACCGTGCGCGAGGATAAGGGCCTCGCCTATTCCGTATACAGCAGCATCGATACGATGCGGGATGCCGGCATTATTCTTGGCGGCGTTGCCACCAAGCGCCAGGATTTCGAGCAATCTCTGCAATTGATCCGCCAGGTCTGGGCCGAATTGCCGGACAATCTGACCGCGGAAGATCTTGAAACTGCTAAAAAATATCTGATTGGATCCTTTCCTCTGCGTTTCAGCTCTACCCCGCAAATAGCCGGGATTTTATTGGCTTTACAGCAGGATAATTTGGGCATAGATTTTTTCACCAAACGCAATGATTTGGTCGAGGCCGTGACATTGGATGACGTGCGCCGCGTGGCCAAACAAATTTTAAGCCCGGATTATTTATTATTCGCTGTCATCGGCGATTATCATCCAGGCAAACGGGAATAG
- a CDS encoding DUF3035 domain-containing protein codes for MRKSILAFLLLPAFALTGCSDFKDNLGLSRPSPDEFRVVSRAPLVLPPDFTLRPPANGAANLGAVTPRTKAESALLGTDPNTKKSDAKLSNGESKLLDLTGGDKSDPSIKATIDRESAQLAEANKTLLDKIRDYEPPATLVDPVKEKERLEKNKAEGKPANEGQIPMIQPKRKGLFNR; via the coding sequence TTGCGTAAATCGATTTTGGCTTTTTTATTATTGCCGGCGTTCGCGCTGACGGGCTGTTCCGATTTTAAAGACAATTTGGGCCTAAGCCGCCCCAGTCCGGATGAATTCCGCGTCGTTTCGCGCGCGCCTTTGGTACTTCCCCCCGATTTCACTTTGCGGCCACCGGCGAATGGCGCCGCCAATTTAGGCGCAGTTACGCCGCGCACAAAGGCCGAATCCGCCCTGCTTGGCACCGACCCTAATACAAAAAAATCCGATGCGAAATTATCGAACGGAGAATCCAAATTATTGGATCTTACCGGCGGCGATAAATCCGACCCGTCGATCAAGGCCACCATCGACCGCGAAAGCGCGCAGCTGGCTGAAGCGAATAAAACATTGTTGGATAAAATCCGCGATTATGAACCGCCCGCGACTTTGGTGGATCCGGTAAAAGAAAAAGAACGATTGGAAAAAAATAAGGCCGAGGGCAAACCGGCCAACGAGGGCCAAATTCCGATGATCCAACCGAAACGCAAGGGTTTATTCAACCGCTGA
- a CDS encoding glucose-6-phosphate isomerase encodes MTDSYRQNIFFPNDFNKTAYDALLIKANDVAQKISAQVAGGNYPFLSAALKDDGTLDAARKFSGKFSDVVVLGTGGSSLGGKTCCAIADSKINVHFLANVDPDGFDRALKRLDPETTGVIAISKSGNTAETLCQLHAIVEWLGHNNLKEKLLVITEAGDNVMRKIAGQLGVAILDHNPKIGGRYSVLSIVGMLPAAIAGLDIAKIRAGAADILNRASTADSAAAIGAAVSITLNKHHKINQTVLMPYADALKTFAEWYKQLWAESVGKNGLGTTPIDALGTVDQHSQLQLYLDGPRDKFYTLILPDHAEEGARISPLKNASDDRLAYLYGRTMGDLIAAEGKATLQSLKNKDLPVRCIEIGKLNEHTLGALFMHFMLETMIGAELLGINAFDQPAVEEGKILTKKYLQELHNAA; translated from the coding sequence ATGACCGATTCTTACCGGCAGAATATATTTTTTCCAAACGACTTTAATAAAACCGCCTATGACGCTTTACTGATCAAGGCGAATGATGTTGCGCAAAAAATATCGGCGCAAGTCGCTGGCGGCAATTATCCGTTTTTATCGGCCGCATTAAAAGACGACGGCACACTGGATGCCGCCAGGAAATTTTCTGGCAAGTTTTCCGATGTTGTTGTATTGGGCACTGGCGGATCGTCGCTGGGCGGTAAAACCTGCTGCGCCATCGCCGATTCAAAAATCAATGTGCATTTTCTGGCCAATGTAGACCCGGATGGGTTTGATCGCGCCCTAAAAAGACTCGACCCGGAAACGACCGGGGTCATCGCCATTTCCAAATCCGGCAACACCGCCGAAACACTATGCCAGTTGCATGCAATCGTGGAATGGCTGGGCCATAACAACCTTAAGGAAAAATTGCTGGTTATTACCGAAGCTGGCGACAACGTCATGCGAAAAATCGCCGGCCAATTGGGCGTTGCCATCCTTGACCATAATCCTAAAATCGGCGGACGTTATTCGGTTTTATCGATTGTCGGCATGTTGCCAGCCGCGATTGCGGGATTGGATATTGCTAAAATCCGCGCCGGCGCGGCGGACATATTAAACCGCGCGTCCACAGCCGATTCCGCCGCCGCGATTGGCGCCGCCGTCAGCATTACTTTGAACAAACATCATAAAATCAACCAGACGGTGCTGATGCCTTATGCCGACGCGTTAAAAACATTCGCGGAATGGTACAAACAATTATGGGCGGAAAGCGTCGGCAAAAACGGGCTTGGAACGACACCCATCGATGCGTTGGGCACCGTCGATCAGCATAGCCAGTTGCAATTATATTTAGATGGCCCACGCGATAAGTTTTATACATTGATTTTGCCGGATCATGCGGAAGAAGGCGCGCGCATCTCCCCACTGAAAAATGCATCCGATGATCGACTAGCTTATTTATACGGCCGCACCATGGGCGATTTAATCGCCGCCGAAGGAAAAGCCACCTTGCAAAGCCTGAAAAACAAGGATTTGCCAGTGCGTTGCATCGAAATCGGCAAATTAAACGAGCACACGCTGGGCGCGTTATTCATGCATTTTATGCTGGAAACCATGATTGGCGCGGAATTGCTGGGCATTAACGCCTTCGATCAGCCCGCGGTTGAGGAAGGCAAAATCCTGACCAAAAAATATTTGCAAGAATTGCATAACGCGGCTTAA